The Mixta hanseatica genome includes a region encoding these proteins:
- a CDS encoding lactonase family protein, which translates to MRKRVIAALSMALLSVAPLATATPYAFVGTYQPHGEGVYRFTIAPDGALREKTLVSQLRNAAQLTANAQKKVLYVASESDPGIIVAYRLAEDGSLSEINQVSSAGSGPVYLSLTPDGRHLLVANYVSGSVAVLPVRADGGLEQASDQRQHQGAPGAARPQAAVEGSFASSDHDGPHAHMIASDPQGRYVFSTDLGLDRIYQYRLSEQGKLTPNTPPWLAASSAGAGPRHFVFTPNGNGIYLINEEASTLTYYRFDTRQGTLTEGATVSSLPPGYKGTSFASGLAIDKRGQHLYVLNRLHNSIGHFQIAADGTLTPIEHIWTRGDYPRTLSLSEDGKTLYVLNQRSDNITRFHIDSVSGKLSFSDDYTAIGAPSQMVMVP; encoded by the coding sequence ATGCGTAAACGAGTGATTGCAGCATTGTCTATGGCTTTACTCAGCGTTGCGCCGCTGGCGACGGCGACGCCTTATGCGTTTGTCGGCACTTATCAGCCGCACGGCGAAGGGGTATATCGCTTTACCATCGCGCCGGACGGCGCGCTGCGTGAGAAAACCCTGGTCAGCCAGTTGCGCAATGCCGCACAGCTGACGGCGAACGCGCAGAAAAAAGTCCTGTACGTCGCCAGCGAAAGCGATCCTGGAATTATCGTCGCTTACCGCCTGGCGGAGGATGGCAGCCTGAGCGAAATTAATCAGGTAAGCTCGGCTGGCAGCGGTCCGGTTTATCTCTCGCTGACGCCCGACGGTCGACATCTGCTGGTGGCTAACTATGTTAGCGGCTCTGTTGCCGTGCTGCCGGTACGCGCGGACGGCGGGCTGGAGCAGGCCAGCGACCAGCGCCAGCATCAGGGCGCGCCAGGCGCCGCACGGCCGCAGGCCGCCGTGGAAGGCAGCTTTGCCAGCAGCGATCATGACGGGCCGCATGCCCATATGATCGCCAGCGATCCGCAGGGGCGTTATGTGTTCAGCACCGATCTGGGATTAGATCGCATTTATCAGTATCGGCTCAGCGAACAGGGCAAGCTGACGCCGAATACGCCGCCGTGGCTGGCCGCCTCCTCTGCGGGCGCCGGGCCGCGGCACTTTGTTTTTACGCCAAATGGCAACGGGATCTATTTGATCAATGAAGAGGCCTCAACCCTGACCTATTATCGGTTTGATACGCGACAGGGCACACTGACCGAGGGCGCGACGGTCTCTTCTCTGCCGCCGGGCTATAAAGGCACCAGCTTTGCCTCCGGCCTGGCGATAGATAAGCGCGGCCAGCATCTGTATGTGCTTAACCGCCTGCATAACAGTATCGGCCATTTTCAGATTGCCGCAGACGGAACGCTGACGCCGATCGAGCATATCTGGACGCGCGGTGACTATCCGCGCACGCTGAGCTTGTCTGAGGATGGCAAAACGCTTTACGTACTGAATCAGCGCAGCGATAACATTACGCGTTTTCATATCGACAGCGTCAGCGGGAAGTTGAGTTTTAGCGATGATTACACCGCGATTGGCGCGCCGTCCCAGATGGTGATGGTGCCATGA
- the dagF gene encoding 2-dehydro-3-deoxy-phosphogluconate aldolase produces MTLTPNFYHQRVCLNVLAGSKDNAQAIWQAAEGHVLVGVLSKNYASVERAVEDMRQYAVLIDNALSVGLGAGDPRQSAMVSEISREVQPQHVNQVFTGVATSRALLGQQQTVVNGLVSPTGTPGKVKISTGPLSAQAAEAIVPVATAIAMLKDMGGSSIKYFPMGGLKAKDEYVAVAQACAEHDFWLEPTGGIDLENYEAILQIALEAGVSKIIPHIYSSIIDKATGDTRPDDVKTLLAITKKLLS; encoded by the coding sequence ATGACGCTGACACCTAACTTTTATCATCAACGGGTTTGCCTGAACGTGCTGGCAGGATCGAAAGATAACGCGCAGGCCATCTGGCAGGCGGCGGAAGGACACGTGCTGGTTGGCGTATTATCGAAAAACTACGCCAGCGTGGAGCGTGCCGTCGAAGATATGCGTCAGTATGCCGTGCTGATTGATAATGCCCTTTCCGTGGGGCTGGGCGCGGGCGATCCGCGTCAGTCGGCGATGGTCAGCGAGATTTCCCGTGAGGTCCAGCCGCAGCACGTCAATCAGGTTTTTACCGGCGTCGCCACCAGCCGCGCCCTGCTGGGACAGCAGCAAACCGTGGTGAACGGTCTGGTATCGCCTACCGGAACACCGGGCAAAGTGAAAATTTCCACCGGACCGCTGAGCGCCCAGGCGGCAGAGGCTATAGTGCCGGTTGCAACCGCTATCGCCATGCTGAAGGATATGGGCGGCAGCTCAATTAAATATTTTCCGATGGGCGGCCTGAAGGCGAAAGATGAATATGTCGCGGTGGCGCAGGCCTGCGCCGAGCACGATTTCTGGCTGGAGCCGACCGGCGGTATCGATCTGGAGAACTACGAGGCGATTTTACAGATTGCGCTGGAAGCGGGCGTCAGCAAAATCATTCCGCATATCTATAGCTCTATTATCGATAAAGCCACTGGCGATACGCGGCCTGATGATGTCAAAACGCTACTGGCGATAACGAAAAAGCTGCTGAGCTAA
- a CDS encoding DgaE family pyridoxal phosphate-dependent ammonia lyase, with product MSSIYEKYSLKQVINASGRMTILGVSTPAADVVDTVKYGLNHYFEMKDLVDKTGAYIAKLLGAENALVVSCASAGIAQSVAAVIVKDNAWLLDNLHAAPLTVPHEIVLPKGHNVNFGAPVGTMVTLGGGRLVEAGYANECSAEQLAAAITPQTAAILYIKSHHCVQKSHLSVEQAATVARKHHLPLIVDAAAEEDLQRYYQCGADLVIYSGAKAIEGPISGLVVGKHQYVEWVKRQSSGIGRAMKVGKEGILGLTQAIENYLTREKESGAQMVEKMTPFINNLNELDGVSARVVWDAAGRDIARAELQFDEAAIGQTTGELVKALKNGAIAIYFRGYKANEGIVEADVRSVTPEQLNTIFLSIKALLTGEKQA from the coding sequence ATGTCTTCGATTTATGAAAAATATAGCCTGAAGCAGGTGATTAACGCTTCCGGGCGCATGACCATCCTGGGCGTTTCCACGCCGGCGGCAGACGTAGTGGATACGGTGAAATATGGCCTGAACCACTATTTTGAAATGAAAGATCTGGTGGATAAAACCGGCGCTTATATCGCTAAGCTGCTCGGCGCGGAAAATGCGCTGGTGGTCTCCTGCGCCTCCGCTGGCATCGCCCAGTCGGTGGCGGCGGTCATTGTTAAAGATAACGCCTGGCTGCTGGATAATTTACACGCCGCGCCGCTGACGGTGCCGCACGAAATCGTGCTGCCGAAAGGGCATAACGTTAACTTTGGCGCGCCGGTAGGCACCATGGTAACGCTGGGCGGCGGTCGGCTGGTGGAGGCGGGATACGCCAATGAATGCTCCGCTGAGCAGCTAGCGGCCGCGATCACACCGCAAACGGCGGCCATTCTCTATATCAAATCGCACCACTGCGTGCAGAAAAGCCATCTGAGCGTTGAGCAGGCGGCCACGGTGGCGCGTAAACATCATCTCCCGCTGATTGTGGATGCCGCCGCGGAAGAGGATTTGCAGCGCTACTATCAGTGCGGCGCCGATCTGGTGATCTACAGCGGCGCTAAAGCGATAGAAGGGCCGATCAGCGGCCTGGTCGTCGGAAAACATCAATACGTTGAATGGGTTAAGCGGCAGTCGTCGGGCATCGGCCGGGCGATGAAGGTGGGAAAAGAGGGCATTCTTGGCCTGACGCAGGCGATTGAAAACTATCTGACGCGTGAAAAAGAGAGCGGCGCGCAGATGGTGGAAAAAATGACGCCCTTTATCAATAACCTGAACGAACTGGATGGCGTTAGCGCGCGCGTGGTATGGGATGCAGCCGGGCGTGATATCGCTCGTGCGGAGCTCCAGTTTGACGAGGCGGCTATCGGACAGACCACCGGCGAGCTGGTGAAGGCATTGAAAAACGGCGCGATTGCCATCTATTTCCGCGGCTACAAAGCTAATGAAGGCATTGTCGAGGCGGACGTGCGCAGCGTCACGCCAGAGCAGCTGAACACCATTTTTCTGAGCATTAAGGCTTTACTCACAGGAGAGAAACAAGCATGA
- a CDS encoding amidohydrolase/deacetylase family metallohydrolase codes for MFDLIIRRARLVDEQLVDIAIQDGKIAAVGQVSGQAKDERLLDGTVYLSAGWIDSHVHCYPKSPIYHDEADNIGVATGVTTVVDAGSTGAADVDDLWQLTRKAQTQVYALLNIARTGIVTQNELADLKQIDKSAVRAALQRLPGFIIGIKARISSSVVGENGIRPLQLAKEIQQENGGLPLMVHIGNNPPNLDEIAEQLSAGDIITHCYNGKPNRILTPEGELRQAVKKALQRGVRLDVGHGSASFSFEVARRAIAQGILPDTISSDIYCRNRIDGPVKSLAHVMSKFFSIGMTLSQIIDCVTWKAAEGLRLTHKGRLEPGFDADLTLFTLSNEARPLLDSEGETLEGQTHFTPLAAVVAGQWTVTDEGKAKNVFDL; via the coding sequence ATGTTCGATCTGATTATTCGCCGCGCCCGGCTGGTTGATGAACAGCTGGTCGATATCGCCATCCAGGATGGGAAAATCGCCGCCGTTGGGCAGGTATCAGGACAAGCAAAAGATGAACGGCTGTTGGACGGCACCGTTTACCTCAGCGCAGGCTGGATTGATTCACACGTCCACTGCTATCCCAAATCACCGATTTATCACGACGAGGCGGACAACATCGGCGTCGCTACTGGCGTCACCACCGTAGTGGATGCCGGCAGTACCGGCGCGGCTGACGTCGACGATCTCTGGCAGCTGACGCGTAAAGCGCAAACGCAGGTCTATGCGCTGCTGAACATCGCCCGCACCGGTATCGTCACGCAGAATGAGCTGGCCGATCTGAAGCAGATCGATAAATCCGCCGTGCGCGCTGCGCTACAGCGCCTGCCTGGTTTCATCATTGGCATTAAGGCGCGCATCAGCAGCAGCGTGGTGGGGGAAAACGGCATCCGGCCGCTACAGTTGGCGAAAGAGATCCAGCAGGAGAATGGCGGCCTGCCGCTGATGGTGCACATCGGCAATAATCCGCCGAATCTGGATGAGATTGCCGAACAGCTGAGCGCAGGCGACATCATTACCCACTGCTATAACGGCAAGCCGAACCGTATTTTGACGCCGGAAGGCGAACTGCGCCAGGCGGTAAAAAAAGCGCTGCAGCGCGGCGTGCGGCTGGATGTCGGCCACGGCAGCGCCAGCTTCAGCTTTGAGGTCGCGCGTCGCGCCATCGCGCAGGGCATTCTGCCCGATACCATCAGCTCCGATATCTATTGCCGTAACCGCATCGATGGTCCGGTGAAGAGCCTGGCGCACGTGATGTCGAAATTCTTCAGCATCGGCATGACGCTGTCGCAGATTATCGACTGCGTTACCTGGAAAGCGGCGGAGGGCCTGCGCCTGACGCACAAAGGGCGGCTGGAGCCGGGATTCGACGCCGATCTTACCCTGTTTACGTTAAGCAATGAGGCGCGCCCGCTGCTGGATTCAGAAGGTGAAACCCTGGAGGGCCAGACACATTTTACCCCGCTGGCGGCGGTCGTTGCCGGACAGTGGACGGTTACCGATGAAGGGAAAGCAAAAAATGTCTTCGATTTATGA
- a CDS encoding DUF4310 family protein, which produces MNETKSGFWYADWSFPIFVGLLSAGVFAGTHMYYLYGIGAFNEVAFVSMLRAGMETGAYGAVAAFGASFLFARIIEGSLVGILDIGGAIQTGVGLGVPALLLGAGIIFPVANFAASLATGLIIGVAIGYIIILARKFTINQSDSTYGADVMMGAGNTSGRFLGPLIILSAMGASIPIGLGSLIGALLFYLWNKPITGGAILGAMVLGAIFPVAL; this is translated from the coding sequence ATGAACGAGACTAAAAGTGGATTTTGGTACGCCGACTGGTCCTTCCCGATCTTTGTTGGCCTGCTTTCCGCCGGCGTGTTCGCCGGTACGCATATGTATTACCTGTACGGCATCGGCGCCTTTAACGAAGTGGCCTTTGTTTCCATGCTGCGTGCCGGAATGGAAACCGGCGCGTACGGCGCGGTAGCCGCCTTTGGCGCCAGCTTCCTGTTCGCCCGCATTATCGAAGGCTCGCTGGTCGGCATTCTGGATATTGGCGGCGCCATTCAAACCGGCGTCGGTCTGGGCGTGCCGGCGCTGCTGCTTGGCGCGGGCATTATCTTTCCCGTGGCTAACTTTGCCGCGTCGCTGGCGACCGGCCTGATTATCGGCGTGGCGATTGGCTACATCATTATCCTGGCGCGTAAATTCACCATTAACCAGAGCGACTCGACCTACGGCGCCGATGTAATGATGGGGGCAGGCAACACCTCCGGACGCTTCCTCGGGCCGTTGATTATTCTCTCTGCGATGGGCGCTTCTATTCCTATTGGCCTTGGCTCGCTGATCGGCGCGCTGCTGTTCTACCTGTGGAATAAACCGATCACCGGCGGCGCGATACTTGGCGCGATGGTGCTGGGCGCTATCTTCCCGGTCGCGCTGTAA
- a CDS encoding DUF4311 domain-containing protein — MFLIILLKSLVIGGLVGVGVGAGAARMFHAPTSQGMGAFRTLGELNSCEGDPASHFSFGLGFFFNAWASSVAAGSFTQDVDHRIIPNWGAAALMIKNRNVAETLHDPKKMAIACGIIGMFVVAFLNSTASAVPEALQVTAVKVLVPAANLLVNTVMPVIFWLAAIDAGKKSGFWATIFGGLAQLIMGNAVPGLVLGILIGKGVEESGWNKVTKVMMVSIVLLFVLSGFFRGFDMKLLESFQMGVPGWLDMIHNSLSGK, encoded by the coding sequence ATGTTTTTAATTATTTTGCTTAAGTCGCTGGTGATTGGGGGGCTGGTCGGCGTAGGCGTCGGCGCAGGCGCTGCGCGTATGTTTCATGCGCCAACCTCTCAAGGCATGGGCGCATTTCGAACACTGGGCGAACTTAACTCCTGTGAAGGCGATCCCGCTTCTCACTTCTCTTTTGGCCTTGGCTTCTTTTTTAACGCGTGGGCGTCCTCAGTGGCGGCCGGTTCTTTTACCCAGGACGTTGACCACCGCATTATCCCTAACTGGGGCGCGGCAGCGCTGATGATCAAAAACCGCAACGTCGCCGAAACGCTGCACGATCCGAAAAAAATGGCGATTGCCTGCGGCATCATCGGCATGTTTGTCGTGGCCTTCCTTAATTCAACTGCCTCGGCGGTGCCGGAAGCGCTACAGGTCACGGCGGTTAAGGTCCTGGTTCCGGCCGCCAACCTGCTGGTTAATACCGTGATGCCGGTGATTTTCTGGCTGGCGGCGATTGACGCCGGTAAAAAATCGGGCTTTTGGGCCACCATTTTCGGCGGGCTGGCGCAGCTGATTATGGGCAACGCCGTACCGGGCCTGGTGTTGGGCATCCTGATTGGTAAAGGCGTGGAAGAGAGCGGCTGGAACAAAGTCACCAAAGTGATGATGGTCTCGATCGTGCTGCTGTTTGTGCTGAGCGGTTTCTTCCGCGGCTTCGATATGAAACTGCTGGAATCGTTCCAGATGGGCGTGCCGGGCTGGCTTGACATGATCCATAACAGCCTGAGCGGAAAATAA
- a CDS encoding DUF4312 family protein, whose amino-acid sequence MKQQFTTAVLVSGKGDTQSRAFADALSHVQHKVLQSTQKVLLRIEPQDVKVIRAQQSVRKEKFLFFFLPRERRSYRVELEITVNVTVIDTDQVEFTIAQ is encoded by the coding sequence ATGAAACAGCAATTTACCACTGCGGTTCTGGTCAGCGGCAAAGGCGATACGCAAAGCAGGGCATTTGCTGATGCGCTCAGCCATGTGCAGCACAAGGTGCTGCAATCCACACAAAAAGTTTTGCTGCGCATCGAGCCACAGGACGTAAAAGTTATTCGTGCGCAGCAGAGCGTCAGAAAAGAGAAGTTTCTGTTTTTCTTTCTGCCGCGTGAGCGACGGAGTTACCGCGTAGAGCTGGAAATTACCGTCAACGTGACCGTGATTGATACCGACCAGGTGGAATTTACGATCGCGCAATAA
- a CDS encoding glycine-rich SFCGS family protein translates to MVTVVIGDRLGKGQKVAAGIEKAGGRAVVVPGVAADMKLGDVMKAENADFGISFCGSGGAGAITASNKYGYKAKHGMRSIDEGVTAINEGANVLGFGFMDKEELGEKLVLAWNKKYGS, encoded by the coding sequence ATGGTAACCGTAGTGATTGGCGATCGTTTAGGTAAAGGACAAAAAGTTGCGGCCGGGATCGAAAAAGCGGGCGGTCGTGCGGTCGTGGTGCCTGGCGTCGCGGCGGATATGAAACTGGGCGATGTGATGAAAGCGGAAAACGCCGACTTCGGCATCTCTTTCTGCGGCAGCGGTGGCGCGGGCGCAATCACCGCATCGAATAAATATGGTTATAAAGCTAAGCACGGCATGCGCTCGATCGATGAAGGCGTAACGGCCATTAATGAAGGCGCCAACGTACTGGGATTCGGCTTTATGGATAAAGAGGAATTGGGCGAGAAGCTGGTGCTGGCCTGGAATAAAAAGTACGGCAGCTAA
- a CDS encoding glycine dehydrogenase, whose translation MNNSAVQKPVSDTEIDALAERVKKQIEQLFTTEAIYPNAVQQQMLASHVRAMALRSLTGEPLPEVEAELFEDISPESMRLAQQVVDLFGNLPREEAWLLSVHFEVAKSN comes from the coding sequence GTGAATAACAGTGCGGTACAAAAGCCGGTCAGCGACACTGAGATTGATGCGCTGGCTGAGCGGGTAAAGAAACAAATAGAGCAACTCTTTACCACGGAAGCGATTTATCCCAATGCGGTACAGCAACAAATGCTGGCCTCCCACGTACGCGCGATGGCGCTGCGCTCATTAACCGGCGAGCCGCTGCCGGAAGTTGAAGCCGAACTGTTTGAGGATATCTCTCCTGAATCAATGCGGCTGGCGCAACAGGTGGTCGATCTGTTCGGCAACCTGCCGCGTGAAGAGGCCTGGCTGCTTTCCGTTCATTTTGAAGTGGCGAAATCAAATTAA
- the pmbA gene encoding metalloprotease PmbA → MKILTQVAEQRKVLEQAVAQALELAKAGTDGAEVAVSKTTGIGVSTRYGEVENVEFNSDGALGITVYYQNRKGSASSTDLSSEAIKRTVQAAVDIARYTSPDPYAGMADRELLAFDAPDLDLFHPWEIDPDKAIEMAARAEQASLQADKRITNTEGGSFNSHVGIKVFGNSHGMLQSYCSSRHSLSSCVIAEAEGDMERDYAYTIGRALGDLQSPEWVGQECARRTLSRLAPRKLPTMKAPVIFAPEVATGLFGHLVGAISGSSVYRKSTFLLDALGTQILPEWLTIEEKPHLLKGLASTPFDSEGVRTQDREIVKDGVLQTWLLTSYAARKLGLQSTGHAGGIHNWRIAGQGSSFDDLLKQMGKGLVVTELMGQGVSGITGDYSRGAAGFWVENGEIQYPVSEITIAGNLKDMWRNMVTVGNDIETRSNIQCGSVLLPEMSIAGQ, encoded by the coding sequence ATGAAAATACTCACTCAGGTTGCAGAACAACGTAAAGTGCTGGAGCAGGCAGTAGCCCAGGCGCTGGAGCTGGCGAAAGCAGGTACCGACGGCGCTGAGGTAGCGGTCAGTAAAACCACGGGTATTGGCGTCAGTACCCGTTATGGTGAGGTAGAAAACGTTGAGTTCAACAGCGATGGCGCGCTGGGCATTACGGTCTACTACCAAAATCGTAAGGGCAGCGCCTCTTCTACCGATCTCAGCAGTGAGGCGATCAAGCGCACCGTGCAGGCGGCGGTAGATATTGCCCGTTACACCTCGCCCGATCCCTATGCCGGGATGGCCGATCGCGAGCTGCTGGCCTTTGACGCGCCGGATCTCGATCTTTTCCATCCGTGGGAGATCGATCCTGACAAAGCGATCGAAATGGCGGCGCGTGCGGAACAGGCTTCGCTGCAGGCGGATAAGCGCATTACCAATACCGAAGGCGGCAGCTTTAACAGCCACGTCGGGATCAAGGTGTTCGGCAACAGCCACGGCATGCTGCAAAGCTACTGCTCCAGCCGTCATTCGCTTTCCAGCTGTGTGATCGCGGAAGCGGAAGGCGATATGGAACGTGATTATGCCTATACCATTGGTCGCGCCTTAGGCGATCTTCAGTCGCCGGAATGGGTGGGTCAGGAGTGCGCGCGGCGTACCCTGTCGCGCCTGGCGCCGCGCAAGCTGCCCACCATGAAGGCGCCGGTAATTTTCGCGCCGGAAGTGGCTACCGGCCTGTTTGGCCATCTGGTCGGCGCTATCAGCGGCAGCAGCGTCTATCGCAAATCCACCTTCCTGCTGGATGCGCTGGGCACCCAGATTCTGCCGGAATGGCTGACCATTGAAGAAAAACCGCATCTGCTAAAAGGGCTGGCCTCCACGCCGTTCGATAGCGAAGGCGTGCGTACTCAGGATCGTGAAATTGTGAAGGATGGCGTGCTGCAAACCTGGCTGCTGACCAGCTACGCCGCGCGTAAGCTGGGGCTGCAAAGCACCGGCCATGCCGGTGGCATCCATAACTGGCGTATCGCCGGTCAGGGCAGCAGCTTTGATGACCTGCTCAAACAAATGGGCAAAGGTCTGGTGGTAACTGAACTGATGGGCCAGGGCGTAAGCGGCATCACCGGCGACTATTCACGCGGCGCGGCGGGATTTTGGGTCGAAAATGGTGAAATTCAGTATCCGGTTAGTGAAATTACCATTGCCGGTAACCTGAAGGATATGTGGCGTAATATGGTGACCGTCGGCAACGATATTGAGACGCGCAGCAATATTCAGTGCGGTTCTGTGCTGCTGCCGGAAATGAGCATCGCCGGGCAATAA
- the yjgA gene encoding ribosome biogenesis factor YjgA: MTKHPEEWLDDVPDNQEEEDEEIIWVSKSEIKRDAEELKRLGAEMVDLGKNSLDRLPLDEELRDAIELAQRIKKEGRRRQLQLIGKLLRARDPDPIYQALDKLKNRHNQQVALFHKLEAMRDRLVEQGDDAMPEVLNLYPHADRQQLRSMIRNAQKEKAANKPPKSYRQIFQYLRELAETA, encoded by the coding sequence ATGACGAAACACCCCGAAGAGTGGCTCGATGACGTACCGGATAATCAAGAAGAAGAAGATGAAGAGATTATCTGGGTCAGTAAGAGTGAGATTAAACGTGATGCCGAAGAGCTGAAGCGACTCGGCGCGGAGATGGTCGATCTGGGGAAAAACTCTCTCGATCGCCTGCCGCTGGACGAAGAACTGCGCGATGCGATTGAGCTGGCGCAGCGCATTAAGAAAGAGGGCCGCCGCCGTCAGCTACAGCTGATCGGCAAACTGCTGCGCGCGCGCGATCCCGATCCGATCTACCAGGCGCTGGATAAGCTGAAAAACCGGCATAACCAGCAGGTCGCGCTGTTCCATAAGCTGGAAGCAATGCGCGACCGTCTGGTGGAACAGGGCGACGACGCCATGCCTGAGGTGCTGAACCTCTATCCACACGCCGATCGTCAACAGCTGCGCAGCATGATCCGTAACGCGCAAAAAGAAAAGGCCGCCAATAAGCCGCCAAAGTCGTATCGTCAGATCTTCCAGTATCTGCGCGAACTGGCTGAAACCGCTTAA
- the mpl gene encoding UDP-N-acetylmuramate:L-alanyl-gamma-D-glutamyl-meso-diaminopimelate ligase, which yields MRIHILGICGTFMGGLAMLARAMGHEVTGSDANVYPPMSVLLENQGIDLIQGYDASQLDPAPDLVIIGNAMTRGNACVEAVLERNIPYMSGPQWLHDFVLRDRWVIAVAGTHGKTTTAGMTAWILQACGLEPGFVIGGVPGNFSVSATLGKSPFFVIEADEYDCAFFDKRSKFVHYCPRTLILNNLEFDHADIFDDLRAIQKQFHHLVRIVPGQGKILLPEHDTNLKQVMAMGCWSEQETVGENGRWQAKKLTPDASRWEAWLDGERVAEVNWSLVGEHNMHNGLMAIAAARHVGVKPEDAGRALDEFINARRRLELRGEANGIKVYDDFAHHPTAILATLAALRSKVGGTARILAVLEPRSNTMKLGVSKDDIAPALGRADEVFLFQPHHIPWQVAEVADACIQPAFWSADIDALVETIAKHAHPGDTILVMSNGGFGGIHQKLLERLAK from the coding sequence ATGCGTATTCATATCCTGGGTATCTGTGGCACTTTTATGGGCGGGCTGGCGATGCTGGCGCGTGCGATGGGCCATGAAGTCACTGGCTCTGACGCCAACGTTTATCCGCCAATGAGCGTGCTGCTGGAGAACCAAGGCATTGATTTAATTCAGGGTTACGATGCCAGTCAGCTTGATCCCGCGCCCGATTTAGTCATTATCGGCAACGCGATGACGCGCGGCAACGCCTGCGTTGAAGCGGTACTGGAACGCAATATTCCCTATATGTCTGGGCCGCAGTGGCTGCATGATTTCGTCTTGCGCGACCGCTGGGTGATCGCCGTGGCGGGAACCCATGGAAAAACCACCACCGCAGGCATGACAGCGTGGATTTTACAGGCCTGCGGGCTGGAACCCGGCTTTGTGATCGGCGGCGTGCCGGGAAATTTCTCGGTATCCGCAACTTTAGGAAAAAGCCCATTCTTCGTGATTGAGGCGGACGAGTATGACTGCGCCTTTTTCGATAAGCGATCCAAGTTTGTTCACTATTGCCCACGCACGTTAATTCTGAATAACCTCGAATTTGACCACGCCGATATTTTTGACGATCTGCGTGCTATCCAGAAGCAGTTCCACCATCTGGTGCGTATCGTGCCGGGTCAGGGCAAAATCCTGCTGCCGGAACACGATACCAACCTGAAGCAGGTGATGGCGATGGGCTGCTGGAGCGAGCAGGAAACGGTGGGCGAGAACGGCCGCTGGCAGGCGAAGAAACTGACGCCGGACGCCTCACGCTGGGAAGCCTGGCTGGATGGCGAACGCGTAGCGGAAGTAAACTGGTCGCTGGTGGGCGAGCACAACATGCATAACGGTCTGATGGCCATTGCCGCCGCGCGTCATGTCGGCGTGAAGCCGGAAGATGCCGGCCGCGCGCTGGATGAATTTATCAACGCGCGTCGTCGTCTGGAGCTGCGCGGCGAGGCCAACGGCATTAAAGTGTATGACGACTTCGCCCACCATCCTACCGCGATTCTGGCGACGCTGGCCGCGCTGCGCAGCAAAGTAGGCGGCACCGCCCGTATCCTTGCCGTGCTGGAGCCGCGCTCTAACACCATGAAGCTGGGCGTCAGTAAAGACGATATCGCGCCGGCGCTGGGGCGTGCCGATGAGGTGTTTCTGTTCCAACCGCACCATATTCCCTGGCAGGTGGCGGAAGTAGCCGATGCCTGTATTCAGCCCGCCTTCTGGAGCGCAGATATCGATGCGCTGGTAGAGACGATCGCTAAACATGCGCATCCGGGCGATACCATTTTGGTTATGAGCAACGGCGGCTTTGGCGGTATTCATCAGAAACTGCTGGAACGCTTAGCCAAATAA